A single Xylanimonas cellulosilytica DSM 15894 DNA region contains:
- a CDS encoding ABC transporter ATP-binding protein: MIQISNLTKRYRGAAAIQDVTFTARPGRVTGFLGPNGAGKTTTLRILLGLAAPTGGTATFDGRRYRDLRAPLRTVGALLDGPGALPDRRAVDHLTWIARSNGISPRRVGAVLELVGLSDVRRRRVRTFSLGMGQRLGIAAALLGDPEVVVLDEPANGLDPDGIRWVRTQTRRFAAEGRTVLVSSHVMAEMAETADDIVIIDKGRVLATGSLAEVTGGHASLEQAFFATIGGGAR; encoded by the coding sequence GTGATCCAGATCTCGAACCTGACCAAGCGCTACCGCGGAGCCGCGGCGATCCAGGACGTCACGTTCACGGCCCGGCCCGGCCGGGTGACGGGCTTCCTCGGCCCCAACGGCGCCGGCAAGACGACGACGTTGCGCATCCTGCTCGGCCTCGCCGCACCCACCGGCGGCACGGCCACGTTCGACGGCCGGCGGTACCGGGATCTCAGGGCGCCGCTGCGCACCGTCGGGGCGCTGCTCGACGGCCCGGGAGCGCTGCCGGACCGCCGCGCCGTCGACCACCTGACCTGGATCGCCCGGTCGAACGGGATCTCGCCGCGGCGGGTCGGCGCGGTGCTGGAGCTCGTGGGGCTGTCCGACGTGCGGCGCCGCCGGGTGCGGACCTTCTCGCTGGGCATGGGGCAGCGGCTGGGGATCGCCGCCGCGCTCCTCGGCGACCCCGAGGTCGTCGTCCTCGACGAGCCGGCGAACGGGCTCGACCCCGACGGGATCCGCTGGGTGCGCACCCAGACGCGGCGCTTCGCGGCCGAAGGGCGCACGGTGCTGGTCTCGAGCCATGTGATGGCCGAGATGGCGGAGACCGCCGACGACATCGTCATCATCGACAAGGGGCGGGTGCTGGCGACGGGGTCGCTGGCCGAGGTCACCGGCGGGCACGCGTCGCTCGAGCAGGCCTTCTTCGCCACCATCGGCGGCGGTGCGCGATGA
- a CDS encoding ABC transporter permease has protein sequence MTMTRLVRAELTKIGTQRSVWVAMGVVLAIQVFAGWQALSLYAGAVARMTPDGIVEVFTGQPQAANQAMIENLVSSSLEMSMFLPVVAALLAGQEFQHRQLRTSLLAVPARGHLVAAKLASATVFLLVPVLLVVATSTTFTYLAIKDWNPGLLLEPAALRGQVGFVGYALALCLVTAAVTMLARSTVVAIVTVVVLTVISMAQVLPAAVDALLPVSAGRNLLLDPVSATDLTGGATLAAVVLVGWVVITAASAAVSIARRDAP, from the coding sequence ATGACGATGACGCGCCTGGTCCGGGCAGAGCTGACGAAGATCGGCACGCAGCGCAGCGTGTGGGTCGCGATGGGCGTGGTGCTGGCGATCCAGGTCTTCGCCGGTTGGCAGGCGCTGTCGCTCTACGCGGGCGCCGTCGCCCGGATGACGCCCGACGGGATCGTCGAGGTCTTCACCGGGCAGCCGCAGGCGGCCAACCAGGCGATGATCGAGAACCTGGTGTCGTCCTCGCTCGAGATGAGCATGTTCCTGCCCGTCGTGGCCGCGCTGCTCGCCGGGCAGGAGTTCCAGCACCGGCAGCTGCGCACGAGCCTGCTCGCGGTCCCGGCGCGGGGGCACCTGGTCGCGGCGAAGCTCGCGTCCGCCACCGTGTTCCTCCTCGTGCCCGTGCTGCTCGTCGTCGCGACGTCGACCACCTTCACGTACCTCGCCATCAAGGACTGGAACCCCGGCCTGCTGCTCGAACCGGCGGCCCTGCGCGGGCAGGTGGGCTTCGTCGGCTACGCCCTCGCGCTCTGCCTCGTCACGGCCGCGGTCACGATGCTCGCCCGCAGCACGGTGGTCGCGATCGTGACCGTCGTCGTCCTGACCGTCATCAGCATGGCGCAGGTCCTCCCGGCCGCGGTCGACGCGCTGCTGCCCGTCAGCGCGGGCCGCAACCTGCTGCTCGACCCGGTCTCCGCGACCGACCTGACGGGCGGTGCGACGCTCGCCGCCGTCGTGCTCGTCGGCTGGGTGGTCATCACCGCGGCGTCCGCCGCCGTCTCGATCGCCCGGCGGGACGCCCCGTGA
- a CDS encoding ABC transporter permease yields the protein MRGPSATDRVRAELLKIWTTPATWAALAVTLAAHVLLGWIAGGTELRIAGTSGAVPLGQSGALMLAPVYVFAAVGVFAAGTEFAGGQLRTSLLAVPGRAALFAAKLTATALVCTVAAVVVVAPGYVLQHRVALADGRLPWSDVAAGIGSRVAVHVLLAVVGLGVAWLARSVVVPMIVLVVVGLLAAPTLRDSVPAVVARLPHDAALSAVGTPAGPEALTRTAGLAALALWGAVLAAAAWAALARRDA from the coding sequence GTGAGGGGCCCGTCCGCCACCGACCGGGTCCGCGCCGAGCTCCTCAAGATCTGGACCACGCCCGCGACCTGGGCCGCCCTGGCGGTCACGCTCGCGGCCCACGTGCTGCTCGGCTGGATCGCCGGCGGTACCGAGCTGCGCATCGCCGGCACGTCGGGCGCCGTCCCGCTGGGGCAGTCGGGGGCGCTCATGCTGGCACCCGTCTACGTCTTCGCGGCCGTGGGCGTGTTCGCGGCCGGCACCGAGTTCGCCGGCGGCCAGCTCCGCACCAGCCTCCTGGCGGTCCCCGGGCGTGCGGCGCTGTTCGCGGCCAAGCTCACCGCCACGGCGCTCGTGTGCACGGTCGCGGCCGTCGTCGTCGTCGCGCCCGGGTACGTGCTGCAGCACCGCGTCGCGCTCGCCGACGGCAGGCTCCCCTGGTCCGACGTCGCAGCCGGGATCGGGTCACGCGTCGCCGTCCACGTGCTGCTCGCCGTCGTCGGGCTCGGGGTCGCGTGGCTCGCCCGGTCCGTCGTCGTGCCGATGATCGTGCTCGTCGTCGTCGGCCTGCTGGCCGCGCCGACCCTGCGGGACTCCGTCCCCGCGGTGGTGGCCCGCCTCCCGCACGACGCCGCGCTGAGCGCCGTCGGCACGCCCGCCGGACCCGAGGCGCTCACGCGCACGGCGGGCCTCGCGGCGCTCGCGCTGTGGGGTGCCGTGCTCGCCGCAGCGGCATGGGCTGCCCTCGCCAGGCGTGATGCCTGA
- a CDS encoding amino acid ABC transporter permease, translated as MSDPIPDRLHARPVPRPGRVVGAVVVLVLAAMAVHGLVTNTTFRWDTVWLYWRDIVVIRGIGWTLVLTFGSMALAVTMAILLAVMRRSDNPVMRGVSWFYIWFFRGTPVFVQLTFWGLLSVLYPTLGLGIPFGPEFVTFETKAVVTVFWAALLGLAFNEAAYLAEIVRAGLTSVDPGQAEAAKALGMKDTTILRRIVLPQAMRVIVPPTGNETISMLKTTSLVIAVPFTLDLFYATSAIGNRLYQPIPLLVVASIWYLVITSILMVGQSYLEKYYGRGFGTESPARRRRPGPGGRPTRQQAIQAAGTTKDDPFLEVTP; from the coding sequence ATGAGCGACCCGATCCCTGACCGCCTCCACGCGCGGCCGGTGCCGCGTCCCGGGCGGGTGGTAGGCGCCGTCGTCGTGCTCGTGCTCGCCGCGATGGCGGTCCACGGACTCGTCACCAACACGACGTTCCGCTGGGACACCGTGTGGCTGTACTGGCGCGACATCGTCGTGATCCGCGGCATCGGCTGGACGCTGGTGCTGACCTTCGGCTCGATGGCGCTCGCCGTCACCATGGCGATCCTGCTCGCGGTGATGCGGCGCTCCGACAACCCGGTGATGCGCGGCGTGAGCTGGTTCTACATCTGGTTCTTCCGCGGCACCCCGGTGTTCGTGCAGCTCACGTTCTGGGGTCTGCTCTCGGTGCTGTACCCGACGCTGGGCCTCGGCATCCCGTTCGGGCCGGAGTTCGTCACCTTCGAGACCAAGGCCGTCGTCACCGTCTTCTGGGCGGCGCTGCTCGGCCTGGCGTTCAACGAGGCCGCCTACCTCGCGGAGATCGTGCGCGCCGGCCTCACCTCGGTGGACCCCGGGCAGGCGGAGGCCGCGAAGGCCCTGGGCATGAAGGACACGACGATCCTGCGTCGCATCGTGCTGCCGCAGGCCATGCGCGTCATCGTGCCGCCCACCGGCAACGAGACGATCTCCATGCTCAAGACGACGTCCCTCGTCATCGCGGTGCCGTTCACGCTCGACCTGTTCTACGCGACGAGCGCGATCGGGAACCGGCTGTACCAGCCGATCCCGCTGCTGGTCGTCGCCTCGATCTGGTACCTGGTCATCACGTCGATCCTGATGGTCGGCCAGTCGTACCTCGAGAAGTACTACGGCCGCGGCTTCGGCACCGAGTCCCCGGCCCGACGACGGCGCCCCGGCCCGGGCGGGCGTCCCACCCGGCAGCAGGCCATCCAGGCCGCCGGGACCACCAAGGACGACCCCTTCCTGGAGGTGACCCCGTGA